Proteins co-encoded in one Afipia sp. P52-10 genomic window:
- a CDS encoding lytic murein transglycosylase: MLPRLKSPVLAIAFGLLVLAVSPARAQNVGACRAGTNFERWLTQLKQDAAKAGVSQRAINAASPQLVFDANIIRRDRGQRVFGQIFTTFSDRMAAVHRVQGGQARIRQYANAFARAEREYGVPPAVIAAFWGLETDFGANSGKLPILKSLATLAYDCRRADRFHEELIAALKIIDRGDLSASEMIGSWAGELGQTQFLPRHYYDYAVDFDGDGRRDLIHSAADVIGSTAHYISAGLKWRPGEPWLQEVRVPANLPWDQTDLAIKHPRAKWAQWGVTYPDGRPLPNDAMPVSVLLPMGKDGPAFLAYANFAAYTEWNNSLIYSTTAGYLATRIAGAPPMRRPSAQVHQLSFNEIKELQHLLTRAGFNVGKQDGILGQQSRIAVKTMQGRYGLPADSWPTAELLARMRSGG, from the coding sequence ATGCTGCCACGCTTGAAGTCGCCTGTCCTCGCCATCGCGTTCGGGCTTTTGGTCCTTGCCGTTTCCCCCGCGCGTGCCCAGAACGTCGGCGCCTGCCGCGCCGGAACGAATTTCGAGCGCTGGCTGACGCAACTCAAGCAGGATGCGGCGAAGGCAGGCGTGTCGCAGCGGGCGATCAATGCAGCCTCGCCGCAGCTCGTATTCGATGCGAACATCATCCGTCGCGACCGCGGCCAGCGCGTGTTCGGGCAGATCTTCACCACCTTCTCCGACCGAATGGCCGCGGTGCATCGCGTGCAGGGCGGCCAGGCGCGGATCAGGCAGTATGCCAACGCCTTCGCCCGCGCCGAACGCGAATATGGCGTGCCGCCCGCGGTCATCGCCGCGTTCTGGGGCCTGGAAACCGACTTCGGCGCCAACTCCGGCAAGCTGCCGATCCTGAAGTCCTTGGCGACACTCGCCTACGACTGCCGGCGCGCCGATCGCTTCCATGAAGAGCTGATCGCGGCGCTGAAGATCATCGATCGTGGCGACCTCTCCGCAAGCGAGATGATCGGCTCGTGGGCGGGCGAACTCGGCCAGACGCAGTTTCTGCCGCGGCACTATTACGACTACGCGGTGGACTTCGACGGCGATGGCCGCCGCGACTTGATCCACAGCGCGGCCGATGTGATCGGCTCCACCGCGCATTACATTTCCGCCGGACTGAAGTGGCGGCCCGGCGAACCCTGGCTGCAGGAGGTGCGGGTGCCGGCAAACCTGCCGTGGGATCAGACCGACCTCGCCATTAAACATCCGCGCGCGAAATGGGCGCAATGGGGCGTGACCTATCCGGACGGGCGGCCGCTGCCAAATGACGCCATGCCGGTGTCGGTTCTGCTGCCGATGGGCAAGGACGGGCCGGCGTTTCTCGCCTATGCCAACTTCGCCGCCTACACCGAATGGAATAACTCGCTGATCTATTCGACCACCGCCGGCTATCTCGCCACCCGCATCGCCGGCGCGCCGCCGATGCGCCGTCCCTCGGCCCAGGTGCACCAGCTCTCGTTCAACGAAATCAAGGAGCTGCAGCATCTGCTCACCCGTGCCGGCTTCAACGTCGGCAAGCAGGACGGTATCCTTGGCCAGCAAAGCCGCATCGCCGTGAAGACGATGCAGGGCCGCTATGGCCTGCCGGCAGACTCATGGCCGACGGCAGAACTGCTGGCGAGGATGCGCAGCGGCGGCTGA
- a CDS encoding SDR family NAD(P)-dependent oxidoreductase — protein MSTTTQAPQTLDPSASIHPETLGQAKGRGRMQGRRIIVVGAGQRQVVDQNPPIGNGRAIAVLCAREGAHVACIDNRKEAAEATVAQITAEGGKAFAEVMDVSDSAAIGPMVKKCAQTMGGLDGLALIVGISNGLRLDKQTEEAWDQVFAVNVRSHMLFAQQALEVMQPGGSVILISSMASQRAGGFNPSYESSKAAQLALGRAIARQGEAKGIRCNVITPGFVDTPMGRDASRRRADRALAVPFGRQATGWEVGYAGLFLLSNESSYVNAHTLAVDGGHMIGIQRG, from the coding sequence ATGTCCACCACCACACAGGCCCCGCAGACACTCGATCCGTCCGCCTCGATCCATCCCGAAACCCTGGGACAGGCCAAAGGCCGCGGGCGCATGCAGGGCCGGCGCATCATCGTCGTCGGCGCAGGCCAGCGGCAGGTGGTGGATCAGAACCCGCCGATCGGCAACGGCCGCGCAATCGCCGTCCTTTGCGCCCGTGAGGGCGCTCACGTCGCCTGCATTGATAATCGCAAGGAGGCAGCCGAAGCGACTGTCGCCCAGATCACTGCCGAAGGCGGCAAGGCGTTCGCGGAGGTGATGGATGTCAGCGATTCGGCCGCGATCGGTCCGATGGTGAAAAAATGCGCGCAGACCATGGGCGGCCTCGACGGCCTCGCGCTGATCGTCGGCATCTCCAACGGGCTGCGGCTCGACAAGCAGACCGAAGAGGCTTGGGACCAGGTGTTTGCTGTCAACGTCCGCAGCCATATGCTGTTCGCACAGCAGGCGCTCGAGGTGATGCAACCCGGCGGCTCGGTCATCCTGATCTCGTCGATGGCAAGCCAGCGCGCGGGCGGTTTCAACCCGTCCTACGAGTCATCGAAGGCGGCGCAGCTCGCGCTCGGTCGTGCCATCGCCCGCCAGGGCGAAGCGAAGGGCATCCGCTGCAACGTCATCACGCCGGGTTTCGTGGACACGCCGATGGGCCGCGATGCGAGCCGCCGCCGCGCCGACCGCGCACTTGCGGTTCCCTTCGGCCGTCAGGCCACCGGCTGGGAAGTCGGCTATGCGGGATTGTTCCTGCTGTCGAACGAGTCGTCGTACGTTAACGCGCACACGCTCGCCGTCGATGGCGGCCACATGATTGGCATTCAACGCGGCTGA
- a CDS encoding acyl-CoA thioesterase yields MADAHSGNLSTNVPDAPRGDLSLRTLAMPADTNQNGDIFGGWLLSQMDIAGGIYVQKTVHSRCVTVAIDAMTFRKPVFVGDVVSVYTDRVRVGRTSMAVRVEAWVMRSNEQHMILVTDGTFTYVSVDEQGHPHPIVLRA; encoded by the coding sequence ATGGCCGATGCGCATTCGGGCAACCTGTCCACGAACGTTCCGGACGCGCCCCGCGGTGACCTGTCGCTACGCACGCTGGCGATGCCCGCCGACACCAACCAGAACGGGGATATCTTCGGCGGCTGGCTGTTAAGCCAGATGGATATCGCCGGCGGCATCTATGTGCAGAAGACGGTTCATTCGCGTTGCGTGACCGTTGCGATCGACGCCATGACCTTCCGCAAGCCGGTGTTCGTCGGCGACGTCGTTTCGGTCTACACGGACAGAGTGCGGGTCGGGCGCACGTCAATGGCGGTGCGGGTGGAGGCTTGGGTCATGCGCAGCAACGAACAGCACATGATACTGGTGACGGACGGTACGTTCACTTACGTCTCGGTCGATGAGCAGGGTCACCCGCACCCGATCGTATTGCGCGCGTGA
- a CDS encoding ABC transporter ATP-binding protein: MADASDTLVREQATKGVKPNVILSVENLKIHFPIYGGFLQREVSSVKAVDGVSFEVHEGETLGLVGESGCGKSTTGLAVLRMLPVTSGRIVFEGIDITHHDQNQMRPIRRRMQMVYQDPFGSLDPRMSVGEIIAEPLEIHKLHGRRAERRERVMQLLEMVGLRHDMIDRYPHQFSGGQRQRISIARALAVEPRLLICDEPVSALDVSIQAQVVNLFQELQEKLGISSIFVAHDLAVVRHVSQRIAVMYLGTIVEVSTRDELYANPKHPYTKALMAAIPVANPEIEAERVHQTITGEVPSAQRPPSGCRFHPRCIHAMPICKEKVPELRPEGNSTVACHLYS; encoded by the coding sequence ATGGCTGATGCTTCTGACACGCTGGTCCGCGAGCAGGCCACAAAAGGCGTCAAGCCGAACGTCATTCTCAGTGTCGAGAATCTGAAGATCCATTTCCCGATCTATGGCGGCTTCTTGCAGCGCGAGGTCAGCTCGGTAAAGGCCGTCGACGGCGTTTCATTCGAGGTGCACGAGGGCGAGACATTGGGTCTCGTCGGTGAAAGCGGCTGCGGCAAGTCCACCACGGGCCTTGCGGTGCTGCGGATGCTGCCGGTGACGTCGGGTCGTATCGTGTTCGAGGGTATCGATATCACCCACCACGACCAGAACCAGATGCGGCCGATCCGGCGACGGATGCAGATGGTCTATCAGGACCCGTTCGGCTCGCTCGATCCGCGCATGTCGGTCGGTGAGATCATTGCCGAGCCGCTGGAGATCCATAAGCTCCATGGCAGGAGGGCCGAACGGCGCGAGCGGGTGATGCAGCTGCTCGAGATGGTCGGCTTGCGGCACGACATGATCGACCGCTATCCGCACCAGTTCTCGGGCGGTCAGCGCCAACGCATCAGCATCGCGCGGGCGCTTGCCGTTGAGCCGCGGCTGCTGATTTGCGACGAGCCGGTGTCGGCACTCGACGTGTCGATCCAGGCGCAGGTGGTCAACCTGTTTCAGGAACTGCAGGAGAAGCTTGGCATCTCCAGCATCTTCGTAGCGCATGACCTGGCGGTGGTTCGCCATGTCAGCCAGCGCATCGCGGTGATGTATCTCGGCACCATCGTCGAGGTCTCTACGCGAGACGAACTCTACGCCAATCCGAAGCATCCTTATACCAAGGCGTTGATGGCGGCGATCCCGGTGGCTAATCCCGAGATCGAGGCCGAGCGCGTGCATCAGACCATTACTGGCGAGGTGCCGAGCGCGCAGCGGCCGCCGTCGGGCTGCCGGTTCCACCCGCGCTGCATCCATGCGATGCCGATCTGCAAGGAGAAGGTTCCGGAGCTGCGTCCGGAAGGGAATAGCACCGTGGCATGCCATCTGTATTCCTGA
- a CDS encoding ABC transporter ATP-binding protein, with the protein MSTPLLQVRNLTTKFGSGPGAVTAVNNVSFDVNAGETLAIVGESGSGKSVTALSILRLVPDPPGRITEGEIIFDGADLTKLSENEMRAIRGNRIAMIFQEPMTSLNPSLTIGLQIAEPINLHTRTPWAKAYDKAKELLDRVRMPDARSRLSSHPHQFSGGMRQRIMIAMALACQPKLIIADEPTTALDVTVQAQILELLKELTRETGSSLILITHDLGVVARYADRVCVMYGGKVIETASAKDLYAKPLHPYTRGLMASIPRLDQPAGIRLVPIKGQPPNLAQLPTGCSFNPRCGEVVDRCRRDVPPLMRADDKHMHACWMAPHV; encoded by the coding sequence GTGAGTACGCCTCTTCTGCAAGTTCGGAACCTGACGACCAAGTTCGGCAGCGGGCCCGGCGCAGTAACTGCCGTCAACAACGTGTCGTTCGATGTGAACGCGGGCGAGACGCTTGCGATCGTCGGTGAGAGCGGTTCGGGCAAGAGTGTGACAGCGCTGTCGATCCTGCGGCTGGTGCCCGATCCACCGGGCCGTATCACCGAGGGCGAGATCATCTTCGATGGTGCCGATCTGACGAAGCTGTCGGAAAACGAGATGCGGGCGATCCGCGGCAATCGCATCGCGATGATCTTTCAGGAGCCGATGACCTCGCTCAATCCGTCGCTGACGATCGGGCTGCAGATCGCCGAGCCGATCAATCTGCACACGCGCACGCCATGGGCCAAAGCCTACGATAAGGCCAAGGAGCTTCTGGACCGAGTGCGCATGCCGGATGCGCGTAGCCGCCTATCATCGCATCCGCACCAGTTCTCCGGTGGCATGCGCCAACGCATCATGATTGCGATGGCGCTCGCCTGCCAGCCGAAGCTGATCATCGCCGATGAGCCGACCACTGCACTCGACGTGACCGTACAGGCGCAGATTCTCGAACTGCTGAAGGAGCTGACCCGCGAAACCGGTTCGTCGCTGATCCTGATCACGCACGACCTCGGCGTGGTGGCGCGCTATGCCGATCGCGTGTGCGTGATGTATGGCGGCAAGGTGATCGAAACCGCCAGTGCGAAGGACCTTTATGCCAAGCCGCTGCATCCTTATACGCGCGGGCTGATGGCTTCGATTCCGCGGCTCGATCAGCCGGCGGGAATCCGTCTGGTGCCAATCAAGGGACAGCCACCGAATCTGGCGCAGTTGCCGACCGGCTGTTCGTTCAATCCGCGCTGCGGTGAGGTCGTCGATCGCTGCCGCCGCGATGTCCCGCCGCTAATGCGGGCAGATGACAAGCACATGCACGCATGCTGGATGGCGCCCCATGTCTGA
- a CDS encoding ABC transporter substrate-binding protein, whose product MRISIPRVLSCIAAFGLGPLTAGSAAAQKMEAPQYGGTLEVVTLYPTISSLSWDNYDYNWKHNHDTGQSYEQLFAADVSKAKSRGGSFTLIPEAYIPTELMRGELAETWELKENPLQVVIKLRKGVMFPDKPGVMAARELTSEDIRYTFNRQNTSPKKVDSMYDYVSSVETPDRYTVVFNLKEYNAEWPYRFGYGYYSAIIPKEVVDAGAGNWKNVNGTGPFRLTDFVSGNSNTYEKNANYWGTEVVNEKEFKLPYIDKLVYRIIRDEATRITALRTGKVDVMETIRWQDAETLKKSVPALKWNRWLATSGTFLAMRVDTKPFDDIRVRRAMNMAVNKEEIIKAYYNGNAELFAYPEHPDYGAYFRPLAQQPASVQELFKYDPAKAKKLLAEAGYPNGFTFKTQVCSCNADHMDLLPLISAYLEQVGVKMEIQTMEYAAFLSAMTTQTNAPGFFMNNGHTNPTRTLHKSFVFGQVWNPSQWNDKAFSAKMDQVYLEKDEAKRITMIDEMTTEIVDKAPYIWLPTPYNFTAWWPWVKGYTGELRAGSVRPGPIYARIWIDQDLKKKMGY is encoded by the coding sequence ATGAGGATATCAATCCCGCGCGTGCTGTCCTGCATTGCGGCCTTCGGTTTGGGGCCGCTGACGGCTGGGTCTGCGGCGGCGCAGAAGATGGAGGCGCCGCAATATGGGGGAACCCTCGAGGTCGTCACGTTATATCCGACCATCTCCTCGTTGTCCTGGGACAACTACGACTACAACTGGAAGCACAATCACGACACCGGCCAATCCTACGAACAGCTGTTTGCCGCGGATGTCTCCAAGGCCAAGTCGAGGGGCGGCAGTTTCACCCTGATCCCCGAGGCTTACATTCCGACGGAGCTGATGCGCGGCGAACTCGCCGAGACATGGGAGCTGAAGGAAAACCCGCTGCAGGTCGTCATCAAGCTGCGCAAGGGCGTGATGTTCCCGGATAAGCCTGGTGTAATGGCCGCGCGCGAACTCACTTCAGAGGACATCCGCTACACCTTCAATCGGCAGAACACGAGCCCGAAGAAGGTCGACAGCATGTACGACTACGTCTCCAGCGTGGAGACGCCGGATCGCTATACGGTGGTCTTCAACCTGAAGGAATACAACGCTGAATGGCCCTATCGCTTCGGCTACGGCTATTACTCCGCGATCATTCCGAAGGAGGTGGTGGATGCCGGCGCTGGAAACTGGAAAAACGTAAACGGCACGGGGCCGTTCCGTTTGACCGATTTCGTCTCGGGCAATTCCAACACCTACGAGAAGAACGCCAACTACTGGGGCACCGAAGTCGTCAACGAGAAGGAGTTCAAACTCCCCTACATCGACAAACTTGTCTATCGCATCATCCGGGATGAAGCGACGCGCATCACGGCACTGCGTACTGGCAAGGTCGATGTCATGGAGACGATCCGTTGGCAGGATGCCGAGACCCTGAAGAAGAGCGTTCCCGCGCTCAAATGGAACAGGTGGCTGGCCACCAGCGGAACGTTCCTGGCGATGCGGGTGGACACCAAGCCGTTCGACGACATCCGCGTTCGCCGGGCGATGAACATGGCGGTCAACAAGGAAGAGATCATCAAGGCGTACTACAACGGCAACGCGGAGCTGTTCGCCTATCCGGAGCATCCGGACTACGGCGCCTACTTCCGTCCGCTGGCACAGCAGCCGGCATCCGTGCAGGAGCTATTCAAATACGATCCGGCGAAGGCGAAGAAGCTGCTGGCAGAGGCCGGTTATCCGAACGGTTTCACCTTCAAGACTCAGGTTTGCTCCTGCAACGCGGACCACATGGATCTGTTGCCGCTGATCTCCGCCTATCTCGAACAGGTCGGCGTCAAGATGGAAATCCAAACGATGGAATACGCCGCATTCCTGTCGGCGATGACCACGCAGACCAACGCGCCGGGCTTTTTCATGAACAACGGCCATACCAATCCGACCCGCACGCTGCACAAGAGCTTCGTGTTCGGTCAGGTCTGGAATCCGTCGCAATGGAACGACAAGGCCTTCAGCGCCAAGATGGATCAGGTCTATCTGGAGAAGGATGAAGCCAAGCGCATCACGATGATCGATGAGATGACCACCGAGATCGTCGACAAGGCACCCTATATCTGGCTGCCGACGCCCTATAATTTCACGGCCTGGTGGCCGTGGGTGAAAGGCTACACCGGCGAGCTGCGTGCCGGCTCGGTACGGCCCGGCCCGATCTATGCGCGAATTTGGATCGATCAGGATCTAAAGAAGAAAATGGGATACTGA
- a CDS encoding ABC transporter substrate-binding protein, translated as MGTKLWRGLIGTTALGWLLAAGPAVAESKLEAPKYGGTLEISTVNATISALSFDSYDWPWKHNHDTGQVYEQLFAADISKAKSRGGKFSLIPDAYVPTELIRGELAEKWEWQENPLRLVITLRKGVMFPEKPGVMKAREFVADDVVFSFKRLASSPKATKNYFDYIKDVTAPDKHTVVFEMNQFNAEWDYRFGYGYYSAIIPKEVVDAGASNWKNVNGTGPFKLTDYVQGNSNTYEKNPDYWDKETINEKEFKLPYIDKLVYRIIKDEATRITALRTGKLDIMELVRWQDVETLKKSTPDLKWNRWLATSGTFLAMRVDTKPFDDIRVRRAMNMAINKEEIIKAYYNGNAELFAYPQHPDYGAYFQPLNEQPASVQELFKYDPAKAKKLLAEAGYPNGFTFKTQVCSCSADHMDLIPLVSAYLEQVGIKMEIQTMEYAAFLSAMTTQTNAPGYFMNNGHTNPTTTIRKSFVPGQVWNPSQWNDPKLTARMEAVYKERDEAKRQAELRAMTTEMLDNAPYVWLPTTYNFTAWWPWVKGYAGELRAGSVRPGPIYARIWIDQDLKKKMGY; from the coding sequence ATGGGGACGAAACTGTGGCGCGGCTTGATTGGAACAACCGCACTCGGCTGGCTGCTGGCTGCTGGTCCGGCGGTCGCGGAGAGCAAGCTGGAGGCGCCGAAGTATGGCGGCACGCTGGAGATCTCCACCGTCAATGCGACGATCTCGGCGCTGTCGTTCGACAGCTACGACTGGCCGTGGAAGCACAACCACGACACCGGCCAGGTCTATGAGCAATTGTTCGCCGCAGATATCTCCAAGGCGAAGTCGCGCGGCGGCAAGTTCAGCCTGATCCCGGATGCTTATGTCCCTACCGAACTGATCCGTGGCGAACTCGCCGAGAAGTGGGAGTGGCAGGAGAATCCGCTGCGTCTGGTCATCACCTTGCGCAAGGGCGTGATGTTCCCGGAGAAGCCCGGCGTGATGAAGGCGCGTGAGTTCGTCGCCGACGACGTGGTGTTCAGCTTCAAGCGGCTGGCGAGCAGCCCGAAAGCGACCAAGAATTATTTCGACTACATCAAGGACGTGACCGCGCCGGACAAGCATACGGTCGTGTTCGAGATGAACCAGTTCAATGCCGAATGGGATTACCGCTTCGGCTATGGCTACTACTCGGCGATCATCCCGAAGGAGGTGGTCGATGCGGGTGCCTCGAACTGGAAGAACGTCAACGGCACCGGCCCGTTCAAGCTGACCGATTACGTGCAGGGCAATTCCAACACCTACGAGAAGAATCCGGATTACTGGGACAAGGAGACGATCAACGAGAAGGAGTTCAAGCTCCCATACATCGACAAGCTCGTTTACCGTATCATCAAGGACGAGGCCACCCGCATCACCGCCTTGCGCACGGGCAAGCTCGATATCATGGAGCTGGTGCGCTGGCAGGATGTCGAAACGCTGAAGAAGAGCACGCCGGACCTGAAGTGGAACAGGTGGCTCGCGACCAGCGGCACCTTCCTGGCCATGCGTGTCGATACCAAGCCGTTCGATGACATCCGCGTGCGGCGCGCCATGAACATGGCGATCAACAAGGAAGAGATCATCAAGGCGTATTATAACGGCAATGCCGAGCTGTTCGCCTATCCGCAGCACCCGGATTACGGCGCTTACTTCCAGCCGCTGAACGAGCAGCCCGCGTCGGTGCAGGAGCTGTTCAAGTACGATCCGGCCAAGGCCAAGAAGCTGCTGGCCGAGGCCGGCTATCCGAACGGCTTCACCTTCAAGACCCAGGTCTGCTCCTGCAGCGCGGACCATATGGATTTGATCCCACTGGTGTCTGCTTATCTTGAGCAGGTCGGCATCAAGATGGAGATCCAGACCATGGAGTACGCTGCGTTCCTGTCGGCGATGACGACGCAGACCAATGCGCCGGGTTATTTCATGAATAATGGGCATACCAACCCGACGACGACCATCCGCAAGAGCTTCGTTCCAGGGCAGGTCTGGAATCCGTCGCAGTGGAATGATCCGAAGCTGACTGCGCGGATGGAGGCGGTCTACAAGGAGCGCGACGAGGCCAAGCGGCAGGCGGAGCTGCGGGCGATGACCACCGAGATGCTCGACAACGCGCCGTATGTCTGGCTGCCAACGACCTACAACTTCACGGCTTGGTGGCCGTGGGTGAAGGGTTACGCGGGCGAGCTGCGCGCCGGCTCGGTGCGGCCAGGTCCGATCTATGCGCGGATCTGGATCGATCAGGATCTGAAAAAGAAGATGGGGTACTGA
- a CDS encoding ABC transporter permease → MAEITDTTVVRQTAPHRPPNATLVFIGRLFREKPLGAIGAVICLIFLFAGIFADVLAPYGFNQIMPINRMKPPSWQFWFGTDNLGRDIFSRILYGARLSVIIGLSAALLATVLSVFLGITTGYLGGKFDMIVQRFVDAWMSFPDIVILIVVVAVVGPGMPQVIVILGCLYGIAGSRIIRSAVISVREQSYIHAAQSIGGTTPRILWRHVLPNVMPPVIVLFTTRVGAVILAESALSFLGLGVPPPAPTWGGMLTGSARNYMYLAPWMALAPGICLTLVVFSINMFGDALRDLLDPRMRSHR, encoded by the coding sequence ATGGCCGAGATCACCGATACCACCGTTGTCCGTCAGACCGCGCCACACCGTCCGCCGAACGCAACGCTTGTCTTCATCGGGCGTCTGTTCCGCGAGAAGCCGCTGGGTGCCATCGGCGCCGTGATCTGCCTGATCTTCCTGTTCGCCGGCATCTTCGCCGACGTGCTCGCCCCCTACGGCTTCAATCAGATCATGCCGATCAATCGGATGAAGCCGCCGAGCTGGCAGTTCTGGTTCGGGACCGACAACCTCGGCCGCGACATCTTCTCGCGCATCCTGTATGGCGCACGGCTTTCGGTAATCATCGGCCTGTCGGCGGCGCTGCTGGCCACCGTGCTCTCGGTCTTCCTCGGCATTACCACGGGCTATCTCGGCGGCAAGTTCGACATGATCGTGCAGCGCTTCGTCGATGCCTGGATGAGCTTTCCGGATATCGTTATCCTGATCGTGGTCGTGGCGGTGGTCGGTCCCGGTATGCCGCAGGTGATCGTCATTCTCGGTTGTCTCTACGGGATTGCCGGCTCGCGCATCATCCGCAGCGCGGTGATCTCGGTGCGGGAGCAGAGTTACATCCACGCAGCGCAATCGATTGGCGGTACGACGCCGCGCATCCTATGGCGGCATGTACTGCCGAATGTGATGCCGCCGGTCATCGTGCTGTTCACGACCCGCGTCGGCGCGGTGATCCTGGCCGAATCCGCGCTTTCGTTCCTGGGCCTTGGCGTGCCGCCGCCGGCGCCGACATGGGGCGGCATGCTGACCGGTAGTGCGCGAAACTACATGTATCTCGCGCCGTGGATGGCACTGGCGCCGGGCATCTGTCTGACCCTGGTGGTGTTCAGCATCAACATGTTCGGTGATGCGTTGCGTGACCTGCTCGATCCGCGCATGCGCAGCCATCGCTAA
- a CDS encoding ABC transporter permease, which yields MQGYIVRRFIALIPTLIFASFIVFITVRLIPGNIIDLMLSQNDVSASKQTREQLEAVLGLDTPIYIQYFKWMGALLFKGSLGNSLWTNTPVMEEILFRLPVTFELGVMALLVSLIVGIPIGVYAALKQDTIGDYVLRTLSILALAIPGFWVGTLVMVFPSIWWGWSPSVRYVPFSQDPWAHFLQLLIPALILGKAFSAVIMRLTRTLMLEVLRQDYVRTARAKGLSTGTIVIRHALRNALIPVVTLVGLQAPLLFGGAVILEQIFVIPGMGLLLLEAVGSRDYPTITGVFLVIGVAVVLINLLVDLSYGFLDPKVRNR from the coding sequence ATGCAGGGCTATATCGTTCGCCGCTTCATTGCATTGATCCCGACGCTGATCTTCGCCTCCTTCATTGTCTTCATCACGGTTCGTTTGATCCCCGGCAACATCATCGATCTGATGCTGTCGCAGAACGACGTCAGCGCGTCGAAGCAGACGCGTGAACAGCTTGAGGCCGTGCTCGGGCTCGATACGCCGATCTACATCCAGTACTTCAAGTGGATGGGGGCGCTGCTGTTCAAGGGCAGCCTCGGCAACTCGCTGTGGACCAACACGCCGGTGATGGAGGAAATTCTGTTCCGTCTGCCGGTCACATTCGAGCTCGGTGTGATGGCGCTGCTGGTGTCGCTGATCGTCGGCATTCCGATCGGCGTGTATGCGGCGCTGAAGCAGGACACCATCGGCGACTATGTGCTGCGCACGCTCTCGATCCTGGCGCTCGCCATCCCGGGCTTCTGGGTCGGTACACTGGTGATGGTGTTCCCATCGATTTGGTGGGGCTGGTCGCCGTCGGTCCGCTACGTGCCGTTTTCGCAGGACCCCTGGGCGCATTTCCTGCAGTTGCTGATCCCGGCCCTGATCCTGGGCAAAGCATTCTCCGCAGTGATCATGCGGCTGACGCGAACGCTGATGCTCGAAGTGTTGCGACAGGATTATGTCCGCACGGCGCGCGCCAAGGGACTGTCCACCGGGACGATCGTGATTCGGCATGCATTGCGCAACGCGCTGATTCCCGTGGTGACGCTGGTGGGCCTGCAGGCGCCGCTGCTGTTTGGTGGCGCGGTGATCCTTGAGCAGATCTTCGTCATTCCGGGGATGGGACTGCTGCTGCTGGAGGCTGTCGGAAGTCGCGATTATCCCACCATCACCGGCGTCTTCCTGGTGATCGGTGTTGCCGTGGTGCTGATCAATCTGCTGGTCGATCTGAGCTATGGCTTCCTTGATCCGAAGGTGAGAAACCGCTGA